ACTTTAGCCTCCTCGATGAAGTCCTCCTCGAACATGGCTCCCGCCCTGATGGCCTTGATGGCCACTCGGTGCTGAGCTCGCCAATTTCCGAGCCTCACCACGCCGAACTGACCGCTGCCCAGCTCCTTCATGAAGGTCAACTCGCTGGGGTTGATCTCCCACTTCTCTGGAGGGAGGGaacgagggaggaagaggaagaaggaggaagaggacatcATCTtgaatccttttcttttttaaaggaacaAAGTGGTGTATTCAGCTCATGTATTACACTTCATCATTCTACACATTTATTTGTAAGAGTGTTATAATTGTGTTACATATAATTTATTAATTGATAATTGTCAGCTGCTCACCTGAGCTGAATCCTGCCGTGGCCGGCACACACCGTCCCATTGGACCCACCGGGTACCGCAGCCGGGTCACCAGAcctgcacacacgcacccaACCAGGCCAACTGAGCGTTAGCCACACGAGGCAACAGCATGTAGCATAGCACGTAGCACAGCAGGTAGCATTGCACGTAGCATAGCATAGCAGGTAGCATAGCAGGTAGCGCTGGGTGGTACCAACCTGCTGCGTTGTGCTCGTGGTACTGGATGATGTCAGGGATGGAGCTGAAGATGTGTTTCTCAGCCAAGAAGAACTGACCCGCATCAGTTTTCTTGATCTGGTAGTGGCGGATGACCCCGTTAGCGCTGCACACgcaaaaataaagtttagtTTCGGGGTAAAGATTAACTCTGGATGTTATGATCATAGCTTTAGTTGGGTGGGGATCACCTTAATGTTTTGGTGTAGACGGAGACGGTGTAGACTCCCTTCTGACTAGACTCCCGCACCACGAAACCTCCTTCTCTGTCCTGGAAAACAAACCATTGGTTACTTTTACTACAATTCTAtctcttttttattattgatataCGTCTTTATGTTGCTTGTTTTCCTGTCTCCTAAAACTAAAGATTGCcaaattactttaaaaatggaaaataaaaagtaatcatTGAAAAGGGTTATTCTTCTCAAAACTGACTAATTGATTAATTGTTTCCGACAGGTGGATGGAAAGGTAGTTGGACGGGTAGATGGACTGATAGATGGGCATGTAGATGGACAGGTTGAAGGACAGGTGGATGGACATGTAGATGGACAGGTAGCATACCTCCTGTCTCAGCAGCTGCTCGGCTTCTGTCCTGGTGATATTCTTGCAGTACCACCTGcaagaaggaaagagaaacaaaatctTTACTTAAATTGTGGCCTTTCGATCAATATTTAAACGTTACTGCAGTTTGAGTTAAAAGCACAAAACctttggtttaaaaaacaaacatgaaaatatcTGAATTGTGTAATAAAACCTACGAGTTCGCCTCGATTCTGTTTCTCTCGGTCACGTAGTTGCTGGGAATGAATCCTTTATTCCTGATGAAAGAACACAGCTCCTTTAAACTCAAAAGCCTCTTAGCACCAGGATGCTAGCACCGGGATGCTAGCACGCTGACATTCAGcagctttatgtttttttatagcGATTCTCTGGCTACCAAAAGACGTTTTACAATGTAAATCAAAGTACTTGTTTGCGattgaggggaagatggagggggAGTTTGGCCTGAGAACTGGAGCAGTGGGGGCCGTAAAAGACCGTTCAATCGTCGTTCCTGCGCTCACCTACGGTCACGCGCACGAGCTGCCAACAAGCTGCgaaaaatgggtttcctcaggaggggGGCTAACGTCTCCCATAGAGATGCGAGGGGGAGGTGCAAAGGAGAACCCGGTctgagctggtagatgtggcccaaAAAAGGCCAAAGGGGAAGTTTGGGGTCACCTGCTGGAGAGGAGACGTTCAGCATCTTAGcttagcgtgttagcatgctaaagtGCGTCACCCATTAATATGTTGACCCGATGATGGCGCCTCATGAAAGGTCACCAGGGTTATTGAATTTTATCCTCTGGGGAGCACGAACGCCGGCTTCATCACAATTGGTTTAAAGATGGTTGGTGTGAACCACTGAACTCCTTGGTATGTTACGTCTTGTGTAATTAACggaatcaaatgaatgaatagatgTCGTATTAACTCTCTTCGATTACCCGTGTTTGTCCTGCGCTCTCCACCACAGCTGGTCCTGCTTGTGAAGGATCACGTATTCTTCTCCCTGTGGACGCAACGCACTGCATCATCACGCACCCCtcctgtgattgtgtgtgtgtgtgtgtgtgcgcgtacctGTTTGAGTGTCAGGTCGGTGTCCTCCTTGGCGGTGAAGTCGTACATGGCGACCACGGTTAGCAGCCCCTGACCTTCGCCGTGCTCGTCGTCGGGGGGCGGGAGCGGGAGCTTCTTCCTGGACCTGTCGCCCTGAGAGGAAACACGTCCACGCATGAAAACACgagacacaacaaacacacacgcacgcgcacctCGTCTTACCCTGCTGGCGTGCCCCGGGTAGCGTCTGCTCTGGAAACACAGCGAGGCGCTTCCCTCCAGCTCCATGTGGGTGCTGATCTCCCTGCGGAGGCCAATCAGAATACAGATGTTTTTGCAGCTGTTTGGCAGCGAGTTAGTTTGTGTAGAAGAAGGCGTTGGTACCTGCTCTgcacgctgcagcagcagcagaacaccGAGTGGATGGAATGATCTGCAGGAGCACAGACAACACGACGTCACACTAGAGGCCGGATAATGCTTCTTCAGTTTATAAATACTCAAATCAAACTGTTCGATCTTTATGATTTCACGTGGATCAAAGGGTCTTTAAAgtctttaaaaataatgaatctgTATTTAATAATAAGCTATGATGAAAGTAGTAATAAAACGACTTGAAACTTAGATTAATAAAATATAGAATTATACAACTCacatacaatgaaataaaattgaTAATGGATTAAAATGTAACAACTCAAACAACATCTATTTCATATACTAGTATATTAAACAGAATACAATTATTACCAGTAGTacaataaaaagtacaataaactACTAACAACATGCTAATGTACATAAACCGTTCAGTTCTAGTTGAAGTCTTTGTGGTTTTGAGTAGGAGGTCTTTGTCAGGAAGTATAGTTTCCATTTCTTCAAAACTAActcactctctctttcatctgcaggtgtgtgcgtgtgtgtctgtgtgggtgtttgtgtgggtgtctgtgtgtggttctgTGTGCGTTGGTCACTTTTTTGTCTCACACGTCTTCCTGTTCCAGCTTATGTGAATTAAACTCATTGGAGGACAAATGCACACCTACAGACTGTCACGTGCTCAaccgccaaaataaaagccccagaGATACAGCTGTGCGCTTTGGAGAGACGCACTCTTTGTGAACCAACATCTCAAGATCCAGACTGATCACCTGATATTTGGGCTTTTGgggaataaatgtttaataaacGGGGGGAATAAACCAGTTTATGTGGATTTTATACATATTAAGTAATAAGTAGAATACTTTCCTTGAGTATTTAGGAAACtgccttcttctgcaaaacatTCCAGAAGGAGATATTATAActatatccatccatcttcaaacctgTGTGTGTCAGCCAAAACCGCTTATGCTGCACTCAGGGTTACCAGGTACCAAACAACCTGATCCCCAGAGCACGTCTTTGGCGTGTGGGAGgaacccggagagaacccacgcagacacggggagaacatgcagaccgCACACAGAACCCACGACCTTCTGGCTGTGAGGACAGTGCTGAACACCCCACCACGTGCCGCCCCaatcatataaatacatatacccCACAAAACCAGACGTCCTCGTTCCCCTCAAACCTTTGAATCACACGCTGACACTCATCCACTTTCATTTGttaaaggtttattttgaagCTGCTTACTTGAGTGAATCATGACGGCCTCCGTGGTcacgttcttcttcttcagctcctcttcatcttcctctttcgCTCCGTCGAGGTCAACGTGTCTCTGGTTGCTTTCACCGATGTGATGCCACTCAGGTGGGAAagatggcagagagagagagagaggaagtgaaagGATGACGTGATGGAAACCACGAAGCATCCGTCTCAGCGCGActagaggaaaaacaacatggcGACAAATGTTCCATTTATAGTCCCcgaaaaaggctttttttcaataaacatTCATGAATACAGACATTTGTTGATGTTCAGAGGGGTTAAAGCTTTGGTCTCTTTTCATCTAAACACAAATAGTCGCGACTTTTCATCTTTAGGTCActtcttctgcttttgtttttttctgcttcagtaTTATTGTTACGTCTGACAAGCAGCTCATGTTTTATGACTACAGAGAAATGTCATAACGCTCTATGGAATAATATATCATAACACTATATGGAATAGTGTTATTGTCatatttttatccaaagcgacttacaataagtgcatttcaaccataaggatgcagactcagaagaacaagaaacaagaaagtgcaatttaatcAGAGTCATTACACTCTATGGAATAATATGTCATATGACTATGGAATAAGATATCAACACTCAATAGATTAATGGATCATAAAACTCTATGGAATATCAGATCTTTAGAATAAactgcatgcacacatgcaaactgacatattttttgtaaaagtcGTGCCTTTAATGTATTCACTAGATTCTAAAAGATGTGCCGAATGTTTCCTGATAGTCTGAACCGCAGGAGGAATAACACTCAGATGCCCGAGCGTCCTTGAACGCATCAGAAAGCAACAAATCAAAACAATGGCCCCGAATAAAACGAACGTGGCTTCCATTGCTACATCTAATATTAATACTAATACTAGAATGATTCGAGAGGAGATGGTGCCATGAATGAAGAACCTGGTGATTTGTTCACACAGATAACATCTGCAATCtgattttcaaattaaaaatcaaGCTGCTGACTGCTGAATTTTTTTGATTTGAAATTGCTaataattttaatttaagtTCTGTATATTTtaagtatacacacacacacacacacacacacacacacttgatgaaactttcttcacttcctgctgtgAATTTCAACACATTCCAGAAAGTGCTGGTCTAAACTATCTGAAGTGTCATAACTTTTGTTTTAGTAACTCGTCACTTTCAAATCCTGAAACTAAAACGTCCCGCAGGAAGTCCTCAGATACGTTTCAACATAAAGGAACGTTAGGACTCTTACgcaatttttaaacaaatatccTGAGCTCAAATTGTGTGAAATTTGTGTGAAACTTAAAATGTGTCCCAACGATCATTTAAAAACCGTCTCGGGGCTGCAgaacatttcacatttatttccaCTGACTAAAGACGTCAGGCGATCtgacctctttctctctgacacgcgcacacacgcacgcgcactgACCTCCCTTCGGTGtaaagtgtgcgtgcgtgcgtgcgtgtgtgcgcgcgcacgtcCTTCCCCTCGTCTTCATTTCCTGACTCGCGCTGCCGTGAAGCAGCCTCGCGGGGACCGAAGGAGGCGACGGGACGACGCGAGGTGAGACACGCTGCTCGGGTTTAAATGACGTCACTCGGTTTCAtcttttaaatcaattaaaactTAACTCAAACGAGCTCTTCGCGGCAGGAACCGCGCACGGCAAATGACACCAAAACGGCAAATAACAGTAAAACCCGACGTGCAACACTAAGGACTACGTTACGTACAAAGGACGTGACGGCGCGCGAGGCGTTTACTCAGAAGCTTAAAACACGAAAGGCGTCCACAGTGAGGTCCCACGTGAGTACGAACAACCTTTAATCACGAAGGTGAACTAACGTTCATTTAATTACCTGAGAGCAGGTGCTTCTCGCCTCCTGCTGCGTTCAGGTGCTGTCTGAAAACACCGAGATCAAGTTAGTTAAACTTTAGTAAAAGTATTGATAGTGTAATATAGtctaaaaatacagttttataaGAGTGGACATCAAAATACATATTAAGTACTCCTTCTGCACAGACTCATTTCAGAATATGTATATGAATCGatcatttttattcatcaatGACGTGGACAAGCGGTTCAACACAAGTAGTGGacgtcttatttatttataaagtaCATTCCCTCGTGATGAATGAATGCATCAGAATGAATGAAGATAAAACACGCCTCAACATTGATTCATGTTTCAAAAATATTATTTCTGTATGACAAGaagaactacaaagagacacaaagcacCATATCTGCGTTTAGTTTTGCAGAAGACGACGTGTCGGAGAGGAGAAGCGTGCGTTTTTCTCTTCAGCTCAGACCGCCGTGTCCTGACAACGTCCACCAATGGGCTGAGGGCGCGGGCGGGGGCCAGGATGAGCGGCGGGCTGCTATTGGAGGAGATGCTCATCAAGCGCtcgcagcagaagaagaggacgtCGCCGCTGAACTACAAGGAGCGACTGTTTGTCCTGACGGAGAGCCAGCTGGCCTACTACGATGGACGCAGAGAGGTGCCTCAGTGTTTGTTGGCGCCGTGCTCCGTCTCAGCCGCACGGATACGTCCCGCCTACCTGGTGTACTCACTTACTCACACATACACCTTTTCACCCACAGAAGAAGTTCAGGAGAGGCACGATCGAGCTGAGCCGCATCCGATGCGCCGAGATCGTGAGGCACGGAGGAGGACTCCTGCCCTGCCAGAACAAATACCCCTTCCAGGTACCAACGCAGTCCTCCCGCGCCGTGCTCCACTCTTATTATTGCGTATCGTCAGCTACGATTGGACCTCACGCTGGACCGGTTTGGAGCATGTGGGTTAGATATTGTCAGACTTTGATACTGTTCTGCTCCAGCAAAGCTCTTTATTATTGTGATGAGTTTCACTTCTACTTAAAGCGCCAGTGGCCCTTTTCCATCTGATACAAAATATTTGTATCCATGTTTTAATTGGTGCATAAATCCCCTGAAACTAAGAACCGTAGTGCTTTCGCATCAGCACCGAATGAGCCCTTCAATCGGCGTTGGAGGTGGAGCCACCATGTTTCCAAGGAGGCCCAAAGCCCCAAAACTGCTTTTAGAGACACTTCGCTGCCACCCAATTGCCACGCGCTATATTCTagaactacatttcccatgatgctttgGTGAAACCAAACTAGCTGTTAGCAGCTTGGTTTtttcagcccccccaccccccccctccccccatagcCTTCATCGGCAGAGGAGTCCTGAACAACGCTGGAAGCTCAACACGATGAAGACGGACAAATCATTCGAGAAAACCTTCTGGACGGGAAGGTTCTAAATGTCCTGTTCTTGTGTCCAGGTGGTGTACGACAACAACATCCTCTACGTGTTCGCCCCCAGCCACGACAGCAGAAGCCTCTGGGTCCAAAGCCTCAAGGAGGGTCAGTGTCTACTCTACTCTATTCTATTCTATCTGGGTCCAAAGCCTCAAGGAGGGTCAGTGTCTACTCTATTCTATCTGGGTCCAAAGCCTCAAGGAGGGTCACTGTCTATTCTACTCTATTCTACGTTGAGATGCTGCCGAGACGGTTTCACACTTCTAAAACCACACGTTTGAAATAGCTCTTCacactggggggtgggggggtatagTTTCAGCGCTCCAACATCATGCCGTGCTGCAGGACACGAATGGTTAACGTCCAGGTGCTACACGAGTCGTGGGGGAAAGTGGGCGGTCCTCCGCGTTGTGTTTGTGACCCTCGTCTTTCCTCCGCAGAGATCAAAGACAACGCCGTGGTCTCCGCCAAGTTCCACCCTCAGTTCTGGCAGGAAGGGGCGTGGCTCTGCTGCCGCCAGGCGGAGAAACAGGCCCCTGGCTGCGAGGAGTACAACCTGTTTGCAGACAGTAAGAAAACCACCTGTTCCACTAGTATTAAGACTTAAAAAGTACTTTGTGTACTCGGCACCGAGTACACAATATGTGACGCTCCATTCTGCTGCTCCACTTTACATTCAAACAGTATTCCAGCTGTTTTCTGGTGGTGCTAAAGTCCAGCtcctttatttactttaaatgtAAACTATTTATAGTATTATTAGCAAGGAGATACATGTAGTTAAAGTACATTAAACCTGCACTCTGCAGTAATTAAAGTACTtccacctccagtcaccagccGTATGAAGCAAAAACTGTGAAAACTGTGAAATGCTCGATTGAGAATTAAAAACAGGAAACCAGAAGGTTCTGCCTTGCTTCAGTGATTGTTCACCTGTGGAACCCGGCagtgaaaggtcaaaggtcaaactgcAGAGTGCTTTCTGCTGAGTTTAAAGTttctgttcctccttttttctagTTTCAAGAAAACCTTTACCGCCGATTCctgaagaggagaaaaacaaaaacaagaaggtaacgacacacacacacacacacacacacacacacacacgcacacaaaagcagacacgcacacaccttgctcctcctcctcctccagcggccccctccccctctccctctgggtgaggaggatgaagaggaggaggaggaggaagaggaggtggtggtggcgctGTACGACTTCCCGGGCACCGAGCCGCACGACCTGCGCCTGGTCAAAGGAGGCGAGTACGTCATCCTGGACAAGTGCGACGCCAACTGGTACAAGGCGCGCAACCAGCAGGGGTGagttccagccccccccctaactcctcctctcccccccgtgAAGCGTGAGCTGATGTCTCCTTGTGTCCCACAGGGAGGACGGATACATTCCGAGTAACTACGTCAGCGAGAAGAAGTCCGGAAGCCTGGTGCAGTTTGTGTGCGTCTTGTTCCAGCCGTTCCACTTAAAGCGGTTTCACCTTTGTGACTCGTAGAAcaacctgttgttgttgtttgtttgtttgttttagttgGTACAGTAAACAAGTCAACAGGAACAAGGCCGAGGAGCTGCTAAGGAACGAAGTGAGCGACTTTATCACTttgttcctttcctttctcattCGTCATGGGGATGAAAACAAACTCATGTCGCTctgacccgcccccccctcaccccccccccccctctttaaccCTCTCCGTCGCCCCCTGCAGGACAAAGAAGGAGCCTTCATGGTCCGAGACTCCAGCACCCCAGGGACCTTCACCGTGTCGCTGTACGCCAAGTCCGCCGCAGGGTGAGGACACCGTGCCTCGTCTCCCTCAGggagggggtgcgggggggagTCCTTAAGTTTTACACATTTGTTGAGGGACTTTTAACGGGTCACTTTGTATCAGCATCTCTTCTGTATAAGCTGGATGTGAGTCAGTGATCGTtgattgttgtgtgtttgcaggggcGGCGTTGCATCCATAAAACATTACCACATCAAGGAGACCCACGGCTCGCCTCCACAGTTTTACCTGGCGGAGAAACACCTGTTCAGCTCCATCCCCGACCTCATCGAGTACCACAAACACAACGCGGCAGGTAGACATGGCCTTCACCCACGACTACTGATGTGAGGAGAGGATTTACTGACACGCTGGCAGCTCTGTGGGGCCGtcctcctctggtcccacaGACGTCTCTGAGAAAAtaactacttctctcttgatgtattccctcagtaaacatgagtttatggtctcaatgtctagtttcaagtcatcttcaatacagcatgatgtttgtTTAGTAAaatatggtccatttagagtccaagaccataaagcaggacgatttagggcggggcctatcgctgattgacaggtctctaacacaACATCGTCCAACTCCAACCCTTTCGCAGGGTTTTGTTCATGgatatattcattttaacattttagttCTGTAAGTATTTGGTCATGAACTTACTAAATCTGCCCGTCTGAACTCCTGGTCCATATGGCAGGTCTAGTTGCCAGGTTGCGGTATCCTGTGGGGAAGCAGGACAAGTCTGCTCCGTCCACCGCCGGCTTCAGCTACGGTGAGTGCTGACCGACCAGCGCCTCCATCTTTAAACGTGGGTTCATCCGTGGACtaacctcttcctcttcctccctccagaGAAGTGGGAGATCAACCCCAGCGAGTTGACTTTCATGAAGGAGCTGGGCAGCGGTCAGTTCGGCGTGGTGAGGCTCGGAAAGTGGCGAGCTCAGCACCGAGTGGCCATCAAGGCCATCAGGGCGGGTGCCATGTACGAGGAGGACTTCATCGAGGAGGCTAAAGTCATGATGTGAGGAGGGTTTATGGTGAAGATCCACTTGTTCCACTCGTCCCGGTCTCTGATACGACGGTGTGTTCTCCAGGAGGCTGTCCCACCCGAAGCTGGTGCAGCTGTACGGAGTCTGTAGCCAGCAGAAGCCCATCTACATCGTCACAGAGTTCATGGAGCACGGCTGCCTGCTGAACTTCCTCAGGCAGCGGCGGGGCAGCTTCAGTTTGGGGTCCTTGCTGAGCATCTGCCTGGATATCAGCGAAGCCATGGAGCACCTGGAGGCCCATGGCttcatccacagagacctggtAACTGCAGGTTCCTCAGATACTCTGAACACTAGCTAGTTCCTGATGGGTTCAGGTTCCCCCCAGTAGAGCTAAAGCTAATCATTAGCATGCtcatattaaaaaaaggcaTTCCTGGGAATATCCATCTAGATTCATCCACAGGGGACCAGGAACGTCTTTGTCAAACAGCTGAGAGACAAACGATTTCCTTTCCTTCATCTCGCAGGCTTCCAGGAACTGTCTGGTGAACGACTCTCTGGTGGTGAAGGTGTCTGACTTCGGCATGACCAGGTACTAtgacccccccctctgtctAACCATTCCTCCGCCCCACCCAGTGACCTAAAGCCTGTGTTTGGTAGATACGTGTTGGACGACCAGTACACCAGCTCGTCGGGGGCCAAGTTTCCAGTGAAGTGGTCGCCTCCCGAGGTCTTTAACTTCTGCAGATACAGCAGCAAGTCGGACGTGTGGTCCTACGGTGAGGACACCAATGTCCAGGAGCACCGACGTAGACACCTACCTAAAGACCTAGTC
This sequence is a window from Pungitius pungitius chromosome 1, fPunPun2.1, whole genome shotgun sequence. Protein-coding genes within it:
- the txk gene encoding tyrosine-protein kinase TXK is translated as MLRGFHHVILSLPLSLSLPSFPPEWHHIGESNQRHVDLDGAKEEDEEELKKKNVTTEAVMIHSNHSIHSVFCCCCSVQSREISTHMELEGSASLCFQSRRYPGHASRGDRSRKKLPLPPPDDEHGEGQGLLTVVAMYDFTAKEDTDLTLKQGEEYVILHKQDQLWWRAQDKHGNKGFIPSNYVTERNRIEANSWYCKNITRTEAEQLLRQEDREGGFVVRESSQKGVYTVSVYTKTLSANGVIRHYQIKKTDAGQFFLAEKHIFSSIPDIIQYHEHNAAGLVTRLRYPVGPMGRCVPATAGFSSEKWEINPSELTFMKELGSGQFGVVRLGNWRAQHRVAIKAIRAGAMFEEDFIEEAKVMMRLCHPKLVQLYGVCLQQRPMLIVAEFMENGCLLNFLRQRRRSLKKEWLLSMCQDVCEGMEYLEAQSFIHRDLAARNCLVNNFNVVKVSDFGMTRYVLDNQYTSSCGAMFPVKWSPPEVLHYNKYSSKSDVWSFGVVMWEIYSEGQTPFQNRSNMEVVNDITRGIRLYRPHGASQPVFSIMYRCWHEKPEGRPSFSELLEEVRKLAENPE
- the tec gene encoding tyrosine-protein kinase Tec, giving the protein MSGGLLLEEMLIKRSQQKKRTSPLNYKERLFVLTESQLAYYDGRREKKFRRGTIELSRIRCAEIVRHGGGLLPCQNKYPFQVVYDNNILYVFAPSHDSRSLWVQSLKEEIKDNAVVSAKFHPQFWQEGAWLCCRQAEKQAPGCEEYNLFADISRKPLPPIPEEEKNKNKKRPPPPLPLGEEDEEEEEEEEEVVVALYDFPGTEPHDLRLVKGGEYVILDKCDANWYKARNQQGEDGYIPSNYVSEKKSGSLVQFVWYSKQVNRNKAEELLRNEDKEGAFMVRDSSTPGTFTVSLYAKSAAGGGVASIKHYHIKETHGSPPQFYLAEKHLFSSIPDLIEYHKHNAAGLVARLRYPVGKQDKSAPSTAGFSYEKWEINPSELTFMKELGSGQFGVVRLGKWRAQHRVAIKAIRAGAMYEEDFIEEAKVMMRLSHPKLVQLYGVCSQQKPIYIVTEFMEHGCLLNFLRQRRGSFSLGSLLSICLDISEAMEHLEAHGFIHRDLASRNCLVNDSLVVKVSDFGMTRYVLDDQYTSSSGAKFPVKWSPPEVFNFCRYSSKSDVWSYGVLMWEVFTEGRMPFEQNQNHEVVTMVTKGQRLYRPKMAPAAIYDIMQLTWQERPDDRPPFSQLCRMISDALEGDTPPPN